In Phaseolus vulgaris cultivar G19833 chromosome 3, P. vulgaris v2.0, whole genome shotgun sequence, the sequence TTTACGTGTTGGAAAGTTGCACATTGCCTATATCAATTCTTGGGAAGTATGGCGTCTGTTGGACAACTTCGCTTAATACCTATTGGTTTGCATAGAATATTATTGCATAGAGTAATACTGTTACAAAGCTACCTTGTATTCATATGGTATTAGTTCAATCAACATATGAAATGAAAGACAACATTTAAACCAAAAGCTTTAACTTTAAATGGATCCTTAAATTATCGTGAAgtattaaagaagaagaaaatcaaaGATTCCAAAGATGCATACTTGTAAATCAGTTGATCCCTATGGAAACCGACATATGCAGCATCAGATGCAACAGATCAATGTCCCAATAAGCTTGGGTCCCCCATATACTCCGCAATTTGTTCAAGCTTCACATTGAGCAGCTCATGGGTATCAGCATCCCTAACAATGGCCATTTCCCGGTCCAAATCTCTCTCCACCAGACTCCCAAATACACCCTTGTATTTACCAGCCAACACAAGCACAGGTCCCCCACGTTTCGGAATAGCCGTCTCCAGAAAATCTTGGGACACCCCTTGAACAATCTCCCTGCTTTCATCCATAGATACATCACAAGTGGTAGGCCCAACAACATCCAGAACCTCCCCCTTCTTCAAATACAATAGCCCTCCTTTCAAATCCCTGCTAATCACCCTCACCCGAATGTGACTAGTAAGCCAAGAAACCTTCCTATGATCCACCACTCTCCTCTCCTCTCTCCTACCACCATTCGTTCTCTTCTCAACCACATCCCTGCGACCCACCCCTTTCCTCTCCTCTCTCCGACTAACATCCACTCCATTCTCCTCCACCTCATCCCTCTCGTGCTTCCTCTTCGGCCCTCTATCCTCACGCTGAGTCTTCGACTCCTTCAATTTCCTCAGACACCTCTCTTCCTCCTTAGAACCCAATTCAGCAACATCGCCCACCTTCACCTTCACCTTCTCTCCACTCCTGGATAGCTCCAAAACAAGATAATCATCCCCAATCCTAGACACAACACTACCCTTCAGCCCAGCATCTCTTCCCCCAACAATCCTAACAACCTTCTccttcttctcattcttctcCTTGTCCTTGTTGTCCTTGTCATTATTGCTACGAACCAGCGCAGCAGGAGCATCACCAACAAACCCCAATCCTTCCTTGGCAGTTCTCCGCTTGATCTCCACAACCTTCACGTCCTCCTTCG encodes:
- the LOC137806027 gene encoding protein MOS2-like, with translation MKLSFSVPSSKPQSKPKPVNSFDDTSAAQNDAAGSKHLITEFDPSKPAPSLAPKTLIPPIQNQWKPFKKMKNLHLPTADPESEALTFELHAADDQPDSDVSYGLNLRADKKSEQNNGTALPPPPPRRVPAESTMLQKLKDDLLRLPEDNGFDEFKDVPVEGFGAALLAGYGWKEGMGIGKNAKEDVKVVEIKRRTAKEGLGFVGDAPAALVRSNNDKDNKDKEKNEKKEKVVRIVGGRDAGLKGSVVSRIGDDYLVLELSRSGEKVKVKVGDVAELGSKEEERCLRKLKESKTQREDRGPKRKHERDEVEENGVDVSRREERKGVGRRDVVEKRTNGGRREERRVVDHRKVSWLTSHIRVRVISRDLKGGLLYLKKGEVLDVVGPTTCDVSMDESREIVQGVSQDFLETAIPKRGGPVLVLAGKYKGVFGSLVERDLDREMAIVRDADTHELLNVKLEQIAEYMGDPSLLGH